The Parambassis ranga chromosome 1, fParRan2.1, whole genome shotgun sequence genome includes a region encoding these proteins:
- the LOC114453345 gene encoding G-protein coupled receptor 4, which translates to MFNSTLIPATHLYVNSTIPEGPRGRPLWYQFPACALAPYGFVFYFGVKVFNLAVGTMCNILVIWQIATKKSDASTSDIFIFNLAILDAFFCLVTPIDMVNRLQLDDSRIWYFQRFAYGIKDMAPLFLVCICLDRYMAVVHPVLFAGIPDNKIRIGISVVVWGLILAYGMTKSILGVMSVNEIFSGVILFAFAVMVFCNISVIWVLRRSVAGKEKMHPVKKKAFKMVLIILAIIVANYLPPVALMPFVSYYTFVQFRCQISISVFSFMDLSCSIEPVLYITKMERVDGRCCGLSKKPPVDPKV; encoded by the exons ATGTTCAACTCCACTCTTATTCCTGCCACACACCTCTACGTGAACTCCACCATCCCTGAGGGTCCCCGTGGTCGACCACTCTGGTACCAGTTCCCAGCATGTGCACTGGCCCCTTACGGCTTCGTTTTCTACTTTGGGGTTAAAGTATTCAACCTGGCAGTGGGGACGATGTGTAACATCCTGGTCATCTGGCAGATCGCTACCAAGAAAAGTGATGCTTCAACATCTGACATCTTCATCTTCAACCTGGCCATACTGGACGCCTTCTTCTGCCTGGTGACGCCGATAGACATGGTCAACCGgctgcagctggatgacagCCGGATCTGGTACTTTCAGAGATTTGCATATGGGATCAAGGACATGGCACCACTCTTTCTG GTGTGTATCTGTCTGGACCGTTACATGGCTGTGGTCCATCCTGTGCTGTTCGCAGGAATCCCTGACAACAAGATCCGCATTGGTATTTCTGTGGTGGTCTGGGGCCTCATCCTGGCATACGGTATGACAAAATCCATCCTGGGAGTGATGAGCGTCAACGAGATCTTCAGCGGAGTCATCCTCTTTGCATTTGCAGTCATGGTCTTCTGCAACATCTCTGTCATTTGGGTCCTTCGCCGTTCTGTGGCGGGAAAGGAAAAGATGCACCCAGTGAAGAAGAAGGCCTTTAAGATGGTGCTGATAATCCTGGCCATCATAGTGGCCAACTACCTGCCACCTGTGGCGCTCATGCCCTTTGTGTCGTACTACACGTTTGTGCAATTCCGTTGCCAGATTAGCATCAGCGTGTTCTCCTTCATGGATCTGAGCTGCAGCATTGAGCCCGTCCTCTACATCACAAAGATGGAGCGTGTCGACGGCAGGTGCTGTGGTTTATCTAAAAAGCCACCTGTAGATCCCAAGGTGTAG
- the atf4a gene encoding cyclic AMP-dependent transcription factor ATF-4 encodes MTLSQLALEDVEALYLEPSFLMADPMGPLLDKDEEEALSPSSSLEGKVPASPPLSFSSYASSPSHYQTVSLSLLSSASPPPSPPPTHSSSLLGTKASADSLSLPWLGASDLLDAHIGADGKDDAFAGMDWMSEKIDLSEFDLDSLIGSCSSDVSPSSPEDLLASLDTHMDLDLDSFDTTIPVPPDSLELGVLLPDIPSLPLEPAVPVEAKAKKTEAASAQEVAVKSEPPSPVPPPSPPSPVYTLELGSEVDVLDADKIATSLTATIIPDPSGRIQTTNPIVLSIPTSGHFVVVLTNKEEPPLISLPDQSIKTSPSSDCDSDSGIESVVGSPASLPSPPPTPSSTAGSSRTKPYSKLEPTATSSPKASRVKSVSGAPKVVEKKLKKMEQNKTAATRYRQKKRVEQDQLNVECEELEKKNRELAEKAESISREIQYLKDLMEEVRKHRRGKTSSVA; translated from the exons atgacaCTCTCCCAGCTGGCGTTGGAGGACGTGGAGGCTCTGTACTTAG AGCCCTCGTTTCTGATGGCTGACCCCATGGGGCCCCTTCTGgacaaagatgaagaagaagctctttctccctcctcttctctagAGGGGAAGGTGCCAGCTTcgcctcccctctctttctcctcttacGCTTCTTCCCCGTCTCACTATCAGACCGTGTCATTATCCCTGCTCTCGTCTGCCTCcccacctccctctcctccccctacccattcctcctccctcctgggAACCAAGGCCAGTGCAGACTCATTGTCTCTCCCCTGGCTAGGTGCCAGCGACCTGCTGGACGCCCACATAGGGGCAGATGGCAAAG ATGATGCTTTCGCTGGCATGGACTGGATGTCGGAGAAAATCGACCTAAGTGAATTTGACCTAGACTCCCTCATTGGTTCCTGCTCATCTGATGTGTCTCCCAGCTCCCCAGAGGATCTCCTGGCCTCCCTTGACACCCACATGGATCTGGACCTGGATTCCTTTGACACGACCATCCCCGTCCCTCCTGACAGCCTGGAGCTGGGTGTGTTGTTGCCCGACATCCCTTCCCTCCCTTTGGAGCCAGCTGTCCCTGTGGAAGCTAAGGCCAAGAAGACAGAGGCAGCCTCTGCTCAGGAAGTTGCTGTAAAGTCTGAGCCTCCCTCTCCGGTTCCCCCTCCGTCTCCCCCCTCCCCAGTCTATACATTGGAGCTTGGGAGTGAAGTGGATGTCCTGGATGCTGATAAAATTGCCACATCACTCACTGCCACCATCATCCCAGATCCCAGTGGAAGAATTCAGACCACCAACCCCATTGTGCTCTCCATTCCCACCTCTGGTCACTTTGTCGTGGTGCTCACCAACAAAGAGGAGCCCCCTCTCATTTCTCTCCCTGACCAGTCTATTAAAACCTCTCCATCAAGCGACTGCGACAGTGACTCTGGTATCGAGTCAGTGGTCGGCTCCCCGGCTagccttccctctcctcctcctaccCCTTCGTCTACAGCTGGTTCATCTAGGACCAAACCCTACTCCAAACTGGAACCCACTGCAACATCCTCCCCCAAAGCCTCCAGGGTCAAATCGGTGTCTGGCGCTCCCAAAGTGGTGGAGAAGAAACTGAAGAAGATGGAGCAGAACAAGACAGCAGCCACCCGTTACCGGCAGAAGAAGAGGGTTGAGCAGGACCAACTGAACGTAGagtgtgaggagctggagaagaagaACCGTGAGCTGGCAGAGAAAGCGGAGTCCATCAGCCGAGAGATCCAGTACCTCAAAGACCTGATGGAGGAAGTTCGTAAGCACCGTCGAGGAAAGACCAGTTCAGTGGCTTAG
- the LOC114437663 gene encoding uncharacterized protein LOC114437663 isoform X2, with protein sequence MLFTRFFIRSMTSNLHRYVIWQSEGLVAYLHARPWTPGSVILESSSPGSPGGSIFHLEEPEYLTWLLGARAVAERLCDRLGVRRCALVSRPHKDRPAQIRVLPLHGLDAEWRPHLAGEEEHNAHDPGYCTSKTAPRWSNSSLTGIQTKIRAKLPLPDAPPDLTFHGDDPAHPGLFSRIVRGEEQQWRVWDDKGHVAFLTPFPNSPGFTVLVPRRPLTSDIFRLENEDYEGLVLAARKVSQLLEDGLGAWGTGLIFEGFEIDYAHAKLIPLFVPSSPETEDHTAKSRSPQFYPTYPGYVTSEDGPEASPDSLKNIHSQIIQS encoded by the exons ATGCTCTTTACACGGTTCTTTATTAGAAG CATGACCTCCAATCTTCATCGTTATGTCATCTGGCAGTCAGAGGGGCTGGTCGCCTACCTTCATGCTCGGCCCTGGACGCCAGGCTCTGTCATCCTAGAGAGCAGCAGCCCTGGGAGCCCGGGAGGAAGCATTTTCCACCTAGAAGAGCCAGAGTACCTGACGTGGCTGTTGGGGGCGCGAGCTGTGGCAGAGCGTCTGTGTGACAGGCTGGGGGTGCGGAGGTGTGCGCTGGTCAGCAgaccacacaaagacagacctGCACAG ATACGTGTCCTCCCTCTACATGGGCTGGATGCAGAGTGGCGCCCTCACCTGGCTGGAGAAGAGGAGCACAACGCCCATGACCCAGGGTACTGCACCTCCAAGACTGCCCCCCGCTGGAGCAACTCCAGTCTGACCGGAATCCAGACCAAGATTCGAGCCAAGCTTCCCCTCCCTGATGCTCCCCCTGATCTGACTTTCCACGGGGATGATCCAGCTCATCCCGGCCTGTTCTCACGCATTGTCcgtggggaggagcagcagtggCGGGTGTGGGATGACAAGGGTCACGTGGCCTTTCTCACTCCATTCCCCAACTCCCCTGGTTTTACTGTGTTGGTCCCACgtcgacctttgacctcagatATATTTAGGTTAGAAAATGAGGACTATGAGGGACTGGTGCTGGCTGCCAGGAAGGTGTCGCAGCTCCTTGAAGACGGATTGGGTGCCTGGGGGACGGGGCTTATTTTTGAGGGCTTTGAGATTGACTACGCTCACGCCAAGTTGATACCACTGTTTGTGCCATCATCACCAGAGACAGAAGATCACACCGCTAAATCACGCTCTCCACAGTTTTACCCCACTTACCCTGGATATGTGACATCAGAAGACGGACCTGAAGCCAGCCCAGACAGTCTGAAGAATATACACAGTCAAATTATACAGTCTTAA
- the LOC114441167 gene encoding apolipoprotein L3-like, giving the protein MSQQQPPVPLPRRQFTLPDAAVDNEPVKPNSTPQSPTKYSEIQKGFPPSTPPPVSPKKWVMKSPGQSDIIVKKYSQVVAQLSQDNMTAHPTLPPALPEKQFYNKTQEANTLAYSYDETTSWSELCRDLRLRGASEEQIINVKAEKIYKAIQGYIQHLSQHGDKMQEYINDLHDIANNLDKVSKGTKIAGITGGATTVAGGVAAAAGVILSPFTLGASLALTAVGVGVAAAGGVTGASAAIAHKVSVTQDKKKIEKVLQEYEQLNENSVASLKCVDEGMEQLKQHGLSVLSNVKMYSAKVATVLKLAATGGAGAMALEANSKASGMIKGFAMGMDFYYTEGKHGPKVKKGLESVFAKKIRKLAEDLDNGLKELIKIKDLFTEQRVLF; this is encoded by the exons CAACAGCCTCCTGTTCCGCTGCCAAGGAGACAGTTCACCCTTCCTGACGCAGCTGTGGATAATGAGCCAGTAAAACCTAACTCCACTCCTCAGTCTCCCACAAAATATTCAGAG ATTCAGAAAGGTTTCCCTCCATCAACTCCACCACCAGTGTCACCAAAGAAGTGGGTTATGAAGTCCCCAGGGCAAAGCGATATTATAGTAAAG AAATATTCTCAGGTGGTGGCTCAACTGTCTCaggacaacatgacagcacaTCCTACTCTGCCGCCTGCACTACCTGAAAAGCAGTTTTATAACAAAACCCAG GAAGCCAACACTCTGGCATATTCCTATGATGAAACCACAT CTTGGAGTGAACTGTGCAGAGACCTCCGACTTAGAGGGGCATCAGAGGAGCA GATCATCAATGTAAAAGCTGAAAAGATCTATAAAGCTATCCAAGGCTACATCCAACATTTGTCTCAACATGGTGACAAGATGCAAGAATACATTAATGATCTGCACGACATTGCTAACAACTTGGATAAG GTTTCAAAGGGAACAAAGATTGCTGGCATCACAGGAGGAGCTACAACTGTGGCAGGaggtgtggcagcagctgcCGGGGTGATTCTGTCCCCATTTACACTGGGAGCCTCGCTGGCGCTGACGGCAGTTGGGGTCGGTGTGGCCGCAGCCGGCGGCGTCACTGGTGCATCTGCAGCCATTGCACACAAG GTGAGCGTCACCCAGGACAAGAAGAAAATCGAAAAAGTCTTGCAGGAGTATGAGCAACTGAATGAGAACAGCGTGGCCAGCTTGAAGTGTGTGGACGAGGGCAtggagcagctgaagcagcacGGTCTGTCTGTTCTGAGTAATGTCAAGATGTACTCAGCGAAGGTCGCCACGGTGCTGAAGCTGGCTGCTACAGGGGGGGCCGGAGCCATGGCCTTGGAGGCAAACAGTAAAGCATCTGGCATGATAAAAGGCTTCGCAATGGGCATGGATTTCTACTACACTGAAGGAAAACATGGGCCGAAGGTGAAGAAGGGCCTTGAGTCTGTGTTTGCAAAGAAAATACGCAAACTAGCTGAGGACCTTGATAATGGACTGAAAGAGCTCATTAAAATCAAGGACCTGTTCACTGAGCAGAGGGTTCTCTTTTAA
- the LOC114437663 gene encoding uncharacterized protein LOC114437663 isoform X1, which yields MWLSAAVFTVFVAVCTYYINFNYGQREAEEDSMTSNLHRYVIWQSEGLVAYLHARPWTPGSVILESSSPGSPGGSIFHLEEPEYLTWLLGARAVAERLCDRLGVRRCALVSRPHKDRPAQIRVLPLHGLDAEWRPHLAGEEEHNAHDPGYCTSKTAPRWSNSSLTGIQTKIRAKLPLPDAPPDLTFHGDDPAHPGLFSRIVRGEEQQWRVWDDKGHVAFLTPFPNSPGFTVLVPRRPLTSDIFRLENEDYEGLVLAARKVSQLLEDGLGAWGTGLIFEGFEIDYAHAKLIPLFVPSSPETEDHTAKSRSPQFYPTYPGYVTSEDGPEASPDSLKNIHSQIIQS from the exons ATGTGGCTCAGTGCGGCTGTCTTTACTGTATTTGTCGCTGTCTGTACATATTACATAAACTTTAACTACGggcagagagaagcagaagaagacag CATGACCTCCAATCTTCATCGTTATGTCATCTGGCAGTCAGAGGGGCTGGTCGCCTACCTTCATGCTCGGCCCTGGACGCCAGGCTCTGTCATCCTAGAGAGCAGCAGCCCTGGGAGCCCGGGAGGAAGCATTTTCCACCTAGAAGAGCCAGAGTACCTGACGTGGCTGTTGGGGGCGCGAGCTGTGGCAGAGCGTCTGTGTGACAGGCTGGGGGTGCGGAGGTGTGCGCTGGTCAGCAgaccacacaaagacagacctGCACAG ATACGTGTCCTCCCTCTACATGGGCTGGATGCAGAGTGGCGCCCTCACCTGGCTGGAGAAGAGGAGCACAACGCCCATGACCCAGGGTACTGCACCTCCAAGACTGCCCCCCGCTGGAGCAACTCCAGTCTGACCGGAATCCAGACCAAGATTCGAGCCAAGCTTCCCCTCCCTGATGCTCCCCCTGATCTGACTTTCCACGGGGATGATCCAGCTCATCCCGGCCTGTTCTCACGCATTGTCcgtggggaggagcagcagtggCGGGTGTGGGATGACAAGGGTCACGTGGCCTTTCTCACTCCATTCCCCAACTCCCCTGGTTTTACTGTGTTGGTCCCACgtcgacctttgacctcagatATATTTAGGTTAGAAAATGAGGACTATGAGGGACTGGTGCTGGCTGCCAGGAAGGTGTCGCAGCTCCTTGAAGACGGATTGGGTGCCTGGGGGACGGGGCTTATTTTTGAGGGCTTTGAGATTGACTACGCTCACGCCAAGTTGATACCACTGTTTGTGCCATCATCACCAGAGACAGAAGATCACACCGCTAAATCACGCTCTCCACAGTTTTACCCCACTTACCCTGGATATGTGACATCAGAAGACGGACCTGAAGCCAGCCCAGACAGTCTGAAGAATATACACAGTCAAATTATACAGTCTTAA